From one Candidatus Chromulinivorax destructor genomic stretch:
- the rpmF gene encoding 50S ribosomal protein L32, with protein MAVPKRKTSKARKGWRCTHKVEHVKSITHCLNCNGPLRTHQACASCGFYKGVKVLVTKAERAVKRGQALQTKEARATAAREGKTVSEASVKNA; from the coding sequence ATGGCAGTACCAAAACGGAAGACCTCCAAAGCGCGCAAAGGTTGGCGCTGTACCCATAAAGTTGAACATGTTAAATCAATTACACATTGTTTAAACTGTAACGGACCTTTAAGAACACACCAAGCATGCGCTTCATGCGGTTTTTACAAAGGCGTTAAAGTCTTAGTAACTAAAGCTGAAAGAGCTGTTAAACGTGGTCAAGCACTACAAACAAAAGAAGCTCGTGCAACAGCTGCGCGTGAAGGTAAAACTGTATCAGAAGCTTCAGTAAAAAACGCGTAA
- a CDS encoding ankyrin repeat domain-containing protein produces MANKILLTSLLLSNFLMIAQENDCLALKEAYKKAFAGDIFYDHSTSHIMEYIESECSDDINSQDCNLVDRRGISTLMIVARHGSLKDFNKILTRESLKDINKQSPDYKSTLLHFAVSCNTNSLPKRSEKESIKIIHLLLSLGADTNIKNIHDETVLMRAKRNNLHEVVAYLTSVGVEK; encoded by the coding sequence ATGGCGAATAAAATTTTATTAACGAGTTTGTTACTATCTAATTTTTTGATGATTGCTCAAGAAAATGATTGCCTTGCTTTAAAAGAAGCATACAAGAAAGCTTTTGCAGGAGATATATTTTATGATCATAGTACATCTCATATTATGGAATATATAGAATCTGAATGTTCAGATGATATTAATTCTCAAGATTGTAATTTAGTTGATCGTCGTGGTATTTCAACATTGATGATTGTTGCGCGTCATGGAAGTTTGAAAGATTTTAATAAAATTTTAACAAGAGAGTCTTTAAAAGATATCAATAAGCAATCACCTGATTATAAAAGTACTTTATTGCATTTTGCAGTTAGTTGTAATACAAACTCTCTTCCAAAACGATCAGAAAAAGAATCTATTAAAATTATTCATCTGTTATTGAGTCTTGGAGCAGATACAAATATTAAAAACATTCATGATGAAACTGTTTTAATGCGAGCTAAAAGAAATAATCTCCATGAAGTAGTTGCTTACTTAACATCTGTTGGCGTAGAAAAATAA
- a CDS encoding ankyrin repeat domain-containing protein: MKKIVKIVVYAFAISFINKLIQSQPVIDKQAITPRTNLTDNKNSASSQLNQLQHLHNRWKRKQLPNSSEVAPEMATIYDNQDAPVHYASNEYPLITAAKKNDLETIKKLLEQKVDVNVRDLTNKTAYDYAVANSNSWIRSTERKNRALQISKLIEPDIYDYKNPDGSIKEID; this comes from the coding sequence ATGAAAAAAATAGTTAAAATAGTTGTGTACGCTTTTGCTATAAGCTTTATCAACAAACTTATACAAAGTCAGCCTGTTATAGACAAACAAGCAATAACTCCACGTACAAATCTTACCGATAATAAAAATTCAGCTTCATCTCAACTGAACCAACTACAACATCTCCATAATCGATGGAAAAGAAAACAACTACCAAATAGTTCCGAAGTTGCTCCTGAGATGGCTACAATTTATGATAATCAAGATGCTCCAGTACATTATGCAAGCAATGAATATCCACTTATAACAGCAGCTAAAAAAAATGATCTTGAAACAATTAAAAAGCTGCTTGAACAAAAAGTAGATGTCAATGTGCGAGATCTTACCAATAAAACTGCGTATGATTATGCGGTGGCAAACTCAAACAGTTGGATTCGATCAACAGAGCGAAAAAATCGAGCTTTGCAAATAAGTAAGCTCATAGAACCTGATATATATGATTATAAAAATCCTGATGGATCGATAAAAGAAATTGATTAA
- the dprA gene encoding DNA-processing protein DprA, translating into MNFQLSDQTILHLSLINGVGPATIKLIIEHIARENLPQIYTYSASDFQACGIYFERAVKIVAGLKDRSLLDKELALIEKHHISWCAFGSSDYSSLLASIEQPPAIVYYQGRNLFNQNNAIAFVGARKADAYARLVVDKLVPPLVQSGWVIVSGGALGTDSFVHDKVVKLQGKTIAVLGSGLLHWYPASNHQLFHQIIQTGGMIVSCFPLQTQPIPSNFPARNRIIAGLSQGTVVVQAAAKSGALITADFAVEQGREVFAVPGSIEHGLHDGCHNLIAQGAKLVTTAHDILIELVGVQAVTEFQQDNQLSLPLSDVCPYEKAILEITLIATSTETLVSKIDISFDDLMVKLFDLNLQGKITQDMMGLWKRI; encoded by the coding sequence ATGAATTTCCAACTATCAGATCAGACAATTTTACATCTCAGTTTAATTAATGGCGTTGGTCCTGCGACCATAAAATTAATTATTGAACATATTGCTCGTGAAAATTTACCACAAATTTATACCTATAGCGCATCTGATTTTCAGGCATGTGGAATATATTTTGAACGTGCGGTAAAAATTGTTGCTGGTTTGAAAGATAGGTCATTGCTTGATAAAGAATTAGCATTAATTGAAAAACATCATATTTCATGGTGCGCATTTGGTTCATCCGATTATTCATCATTGCTTGCATCGATTGAACAGCCACCTGCTATTGTATATTATCAAGGTCGTAATCTTTTTAATCAAAATAATGCAATCGCTTTTGTTGGTGCACGTAAGGCTGATGCATATGCAAGACTTGTGGTTGATAAATTAGTACCTCCGCTTGTTCAATCAGGATGGGTTATTGTCAGTGGGGGGGCTTTAGGGACTGATAGTTTTGTGCACGATAAAGTCGTAAAGCTGCAAGGCAAAACTATCGCAGTTTTAGGTTCTGGACTGTTGCATTGGTATCCAGCATCGAACCATCAGTTGTTTCATCAGATTATTCAAACAGGTGGTATGATTGTCAGTTGTTTTCCTTTACAAACGCAGCCGATTCCATCAAATTTTCCAGCGCGTAATAGGATTATAGCAGGGTTGTCTCAAGGAACGGTTGTTGTGCAAGCAGCAGCAAAAAGTGGCGCGCTGATTACAGCAGACTTTGCCGTTGAACAAGGACGAGAGGTCTTTGCAGTACCCGGTTCTATTGAGCATGGTTTGCACGATGGTTGCCATAATCTTATTGCGCAGGGTGCAAAATTGGTAACCACAGCTCATGACATTCTTATTGAACTTGTTGGCGTACAAGCTGTAACAGAATTTCAGCAAGATAATCAGTTATCTTTACCATTATCTGATGTGTGTCCTTATGAAAAAGCAATTTTAGAAATAACGCTCATTGCAACTTCAACAGAGACGCTTGTCAGCAAGATAGACATCTCTTTTGATGATTTAATGGTAAAACTATTTGATTTAAATTTACAGGGAAAAATAACTCAAGATATGATGGGTTTATGGAAGCGTATCTGA
- a CDS encoding ACP S-malonyltransferase yields the protein MKKTVGILFPGYGEQFVGMGKKLYDESRLVQDLFEQASMCFDINFVQLCFAASDAEMSEIDKGYLAILLLETAIYAQLAESGLRPDFIAGYGIGEYAAAVACGSLSFADSMYLLSKYARIFKEFIGEHKNYSVLVLSRGFTKESLTELCAKYSTDDKKVFIAAYNTDDNFAIAGDAQLIAQIKEYCKEQEIRKVKELPAAYGLHSPIVDAVVAQLAPYFFKIDFKSLKTPVITSVDGVYVTSADALESAIMRRVNSPLQWDEVMHGFVGCDVLISVGPGKQLAEWARLKYPEKEIYTIENLDDLQALQSFLQEHKAEFEESDKPDQISMGTCHIDDDAVVEPTDLTRADLINELPGDYDIEEGEELA from the coding sequence ATGAAGAAAACAGTTGGTATTTTATTTCCTGGTTATGGCGAGCAGTTCGTCGGTATGGGGAAAAAATTATATGATGAATCGCGTTTAGTTCAGGATCTTTTTGAACAAGCATCGATGTGCTTTGATATTAATTTTGTGCAATTATGTTTTGCAGCATCAGATGCTGAGATGTCTGAGATCGACAAAGGGTACTTGGCAATTTTGTTATTGGAAACAGCAATTTATGCACAGTTAGCAGAATCTGGTTTGCGCCCAGATTTTATTGCGGGGTATGGCATAGGCGAATATGCTGCAGCTGTTGCGTGTGGCTCGTTAAGTTTTGCTGATAGTATGTATCTCTTGTCAAAATATGCTCGTATATTTAAAGAATTTATTGGTGAGCATAAAAATTACTCGGTGTTAGTTCTTTCGCGCGGATTTACCAAAGAAAGTTTAACTGAGTTGTGCGCAAAATATTCAACTGATGATAAAAAAGTTTTTATTGCAGCTTACAATACTGATGATAACTTTGCTATAGCAGGTGATGCGCAGTTAATTGCTCAGATTAAAGAGTATTGCAAAGAGCAAGAAATTCGTAAAGTTAAAGAGTTACCTGCAGCCTACGGATTGCACAGCCCAATCGTAGATGCTGTCGTTGCACAATTAGCGCCTTATTTTTTTAAAATTGATTTTAAATCATTAAAAACACCGGTTATTACCAGTGTTGATGGTGTGTATGTTACGTCAGCTGATGCGCTTGAATCTGCGATTATGCGGCGTGTTAATAGTCCATTGCAGTGGGATGAAGTTATGCATGGTTTTGTTGGGTGTGATGTTTTGATCAGTGTTGGTCCTGGCAAGCAGCTTGCTGAATGGGCTCGATTAAAATATCCAGAAAAAGAAATTTATACGATTGAAAATTTAGATGACCTGCAAGCATTGCAATCGTTTTTACAAGAGCATAAAGCAGAATTTGAAGAATCAGATAAACCAGACCAGATTTCGATGGGGACTTGCCATATTGACGATGATGCTGTTGTTGAGCCAACTGATTTAACCAGAGCTGATTTAATTAATGAGCTGCCTGGAGATTATGATATTGAAGAAGGCGAAGAGCTTGCCTAA
- a CDS encoding tetratricopeptide repeat protein: MNMKHNNDTVKNMSAGYSQSFMQYTQIKYVRELIAAVILFALVSCGYALVTWYQKSNNVQAFAGLVEISKSYEKSLEAARKQQELPESEQVENPFEDTELLLEAIAKQHTGSSLSPFFVFYQADLVLQKEGDLAQAITLMKKGLAQLPKKSIYYDMFNLKLIKMSLDSKDEAVAASAVQDLKLMADNNENYYYQDALHTLALYQASQGDMSAAIVSWKKLAITQADKALVPSPFVAQAQEKLKSLHIDMNVSN; the protein is encoded by the coding sequence ATGAATATGAAACATAATAACGATACAGTTAAAAATATGTCAGCTGGTTACTCTCAATCTTTTATGCAATATACTCAAATAAAATATGTACGTGAGCTTATAGCTGCAGTTATTTTATTTGCATTAGTATCATGCGGGTATGCTTTGGTAACGTGGTATCAAAAAAGTAATAATGTTCAGGCATTTGCTGGATTAGTTGAAATTTCAAAATCATATGAAAAGTCACTTGAAGCTGCAAGAAAGCAACAAGAATTACCAGAATCAGAACAGGTAGAAAATCCATTTGAAGATACTGAGTTGTTGCTTGAAGCAATTGCAAAGCAGCATACAGGTTCATCATTGTCACCATTCTTTGTATTTTATCAAGCAGATCTTGTATTGCAAAAAGAAGGTGATCTTGCTCAAGCAATAACTTTGATGAAAAAAGGGCTTGCTCAATTGCCAAAAAAATCTATTTACTATGATATGTTTAATCTTAAACTAATTAAAATGTCACTTGATAGTAAAGATGAAGCAGTTGCTGCATCAGCAGTACAAGATTTAAAACTCATGGCTGATAATAACGAAAATTACTATTACCAAGATGCTTTGCATACACTTGCTCTTTATCAAGCATCACAAGGTGACATGTCTGCTGCAATTGTATCATGGAAAAAATTAGCAATAACTCAGGCAGATAAAGCTTTAGTTCCATCGCCATTTGTAGCTCAAGCACAAGAAAAATTAAAATCATTACATATTGATATGAACGTAAGTAACTAA
- the gltX gene encoding glutamate--tRNA ligase, producing MNIKNKNKVRVRFAPSPTGFLHIGGLRTALFNWLFARHEDGLFLVRIEDTDRDRFSQEYEYAIVSSLQWAGIKADEPFVYQHARQSEHQKAVDELLAKGKAYYCFCSVDELQQKRESAQEDKETYIYDKTCRNKKPTKEEIKNHSYVVRFKVEIDDEILTFDDLIRGKVTLPTQHIDDFVITRSDGGMTYNFAVVVDDHFMRISHVIRGEDHIVNTGKQILLYKAFGWSVPQFGHVSLILGSNGQKLSKRDAAVGVQDYKDKGFLADALCNYLVRLGWSHGDQEVFTTDEMIKHFKIQDVSTSGAIFDYNKLLWLNSVYIKAKSAQELCSLINQNLEINLVSQTSAWSQSQLQAAITLYKDRSQTLRELVQGVLSLYHAPKVYDTESTAQWITPAVIEKLRILADELQYAHIDKIQLQEIVKTFAKDHDLKFPAIAQPMRIALIGSSHGPGIFDMIEILGKDEMLHRLQEFFKKNL from the coding sequence ATGAATATAAAAAATAAAAATAAGGTGCGAGTTCGATTCGCACCTTCCCCAACTGGGTTTTTACATATCGGTGGATTACGAACAGCATTATTTAATTGGTTGTTTGCTCGTCATGAAGACGGGCTTTTTTTAGTACGAATTGAAGATACTGATCGTGATCGATTTTCTCAAGAATATGAGTATGCGATTGTCTCTTCTTTGCAATGGGCAGGAATTAAAGCTGATGAGCCGTTTGTCTATCAACATGCACGACAATCAGAACATCAAAAAGCAGTTGATGAGTTACTTGCAAAAGGTAAAGCTTACTACTGTTTTTGTTCAGTAGATGAGCTTCAGCAAAAACGTGAGTCAGCGCAAGAAGATAAAGAAACGTATATTTATGATAAAACTTGTCGCAATAAAAAACCAACTAAAGAAGAGATCAAAAATCATTCGTATGTTGTGCGTTTTAAAGTAGAAATTGATGATGAGATTTTAACATTTGACGATTTGATTCGTGGTAAAGTTACTTTGCCAACGCAACATATCGATGATTTTGTTATTACGCGTTCTGATGGCGGTATGACCTATAATTTTGCAGTTGTTGTTGATGACCATTTCATGAGAATTTCTCATGTTATTCGCGGTGAAGATCACATTGTTAATACCGGTAAGCAAATTTTGTTATACAAAGCTTTTGGTTGGTCAGTTCCTCAGTTTGGTCACGTATCATTAATTTTAGGTTCTAATGGACAAAAATTAAGCAAACGAGATGCAGCTGTCGGTGTACAAGATTATAAAGACAAAGGTTTTCTAGCAGATGCTTTATGTAATTATTTAGTGCGCCTTGGTTGGTCGCATGGTGATCAAGAAGTTTTTACGACTGACGAAATGATCAAACACTTTAAGATTCAAGATGTTAGTACGTCAGGTGCTATTTTTGATTATAATAAACTGCTTTGGTTAAATAGCGTGTATATTAAAGCCAAGTCAGCACAAGAGTTGTGTTCGCTGATTAATCAAAATTTAGAAATAAATTTAGTAAGTCAGACATCTGCATGGAGTCAGTCTCAGCTGCAAGCTGCGATTACTTTATATAAAGACCGGTCGCAAACATTACGCGAGCTTGTACAAGGTGTGTTGAGCTTGTATCATGCACCAAAAGTATATGATACAGAAAGTACAGCTCAATGGATTACACCAGCAGTCATAGAAAAATTAAGAATTCTTGCAGATGAGTTGCAATATGCTCATATTGATAAAATTCAATTACAAGAAATTGTAAAAACATTTGCAAAAGACCATGATCTTAAATTTCCTGCGATTGCTCAACCAATGCGTATTGCGTTAATCGGTAGTAGTCATGGCCCAGGAATATTTGATATGATCGAAATTCTTGGTAAAGATGAAATGCTACATCGATTACAAGAGTTTTTTAAGAAGAATTTATAG